Part of the uncultured Anaeromusa sp. genome is shown below.
GGATGAAATGTTGTGGGGCTCAGTAGCGTTAACCGTTTTGGCTGTAGCTGGTTGGTATGCGCGGCGTCGTTGGCGGAGACGACGGGCGCTGGCTAGGGGTCATGGAGTAGCGGGTTGAACAAGAGTCGCGCGAGTGACCTGAGGGAGTGACTGAGGATTACGCGTATTACGGAATAGAGCATAAAAAGAACGCATCGGCGTCTGGAAAATCAGACAATGATGCGTTCTTTTAAGTTAGAGTATAAGTGTTTTTGTATAAATCTAATAGTCGGTAGCCCTCTGCGTACCCTCACGAGACTCTGGTTCTCTTGTTCAATCCTTGCTTTTTCTGTAAAAATCTCGTTCGTTTTTTCTTATGCTTTAGGGTAGAGAGCGGCGCGCTGTTTCTTTACTTCGCCGTCTTGGAGGTATTCGTCATAGCTCATGCGGCGGTCAATGACGCCGTTGGGGGTGATTTCGATAATGCGGTTAGCAATGGTTTCTACGAACTGATGGTCATGCGAGGTGAAGAGCATGGTGCCTTCAAACTGCGTCAAACCGCTATTTAAAGAGGTGATTGTTTCTAGATCCAGATGGTTAGTAGGTTCGTCCAAAATGAGGACGTTGGAGCCGCTGACCATCATGCGGGAAAGCATGCAGCGGACTTTTTCGCCGCCAGAGAGGACGTTGGCTTCTTTTTGGCTTTCTTCGCCGGAGAAAAGCATGCGTCCTAAGAAGCCGCGGATGAAGGTTTCATCCTGGTCGCGGGAGAATTGGCGCAGCCAATCTACCAGGTTGAGGGTGACGTCGTCGAAGTAGGCGGAGTTGTCCTTCGGAAAATATGCCTGCGTCGTGGTTACGCCCCACTTGAATTCACCTTGATCCGGTTCCAGCTCGCCTGCAAGAACGCGGAACAATGTGGTTTTAGCAATGGAATCTGGGCCGACAAAAGCGATCTTGTCGCCTTTAGCCACCAAGAAGGATACATCATTCAGTACCTTCTCGCCTTCAATGGTAACGCTGACGCCGTCGACAGAGAGGAGCTGAGCTCCCGCTTCACGGTCCGGCTTAAAGGCGATGTAGGGGTAGCGCCGTGAGGACGGTTTGATATCATCCAAGGTTAGCTTTTCCAGCTGCTTTTTCCGCGAAGTGGCTTGCTTGGATTTAGAAGCATTAGCGCTGAAGCGCTGGATGAAGGTTTGCAAGTCCTTCATTTTATCTTCCTTTTTCTTGTTGGCGTCTTTAGCCAGTTGCAGAGCCAATTGGCTGGATTCCAGCCAGAAATCGTAGTTGCCTACATAAATCTGAAGGCCTTCGAAGTCCAAATCAGCAATATGCGTGCAGACTTGATTGAGAAAGTGGCGGTCATGGGAAACTACAATGACCGTGTTGGGAAAATCATAAAGGAAGTTTTCAAGCCAGTTGATGGACTCAATGTCCAAATGGTTGGTAGGCTCGTCTAGGAGCAGAATGTCAGGGTTGCCGAAGAGAGCCTGCGCCAGGAGGACCCGTACTTTTTCCGCGCCGTCTAGTTCGGACATGAGCTTTTCATGCAAATCTTCGCTGATGCCGAGGCCGTTGAGAAGACGAGCGGCTTCCGTGTCTGCGTCCCAGCCGTTTAATTCGGCAAATTCGCATTCCAGCTCGGATACGCGCATACCGTCTTCGTCGGAAAACTCTGGTTTCGCATATAGCGCGTCTTTTTCTTCCATAATAGCGTACAGGCGGCTATGGCCCATGATGACGGTCTGCAGAACAGGGAACTCGTCAAACTCGTAATGGTTCTGTTTGAGCACGGCTAGACGATCGCCTGGGGTGATAATGACATCGCCTTTAGAGGGCTCGATTTCGCCGGAAAGCACCTTGAGAAAGGTCGATTTGCCAGCGCCGTTGGCTCCGATGAGACCGTAACAGTTGCCTGGGGTAAACTTGACAGAGACGTCCTTAAAAAGAACGCGCTTGCCGAATTGCAATTCAATGTTGCTTGTACTGATCATGTTGGTTGCATCCTATCCTTTTCACGATATATTAAAACAGATTCTTTCATTTTAACACAGAGAGAAGCAGAAGTCGATTGCCAGGATTTTGTAAAAAAATCCTGCCTAAGGTATTGACAAGAAGACAAGGGAACGGTATGATTTGGTTAACACATAAAACAAAAGCATTGAATGGGAAAAGTAATTGTGTAATCTACAGTACAGCGAGCCGATGACCGGGCAACCGGAGGTGTGAGGATCGGCCTGACAGAACGCAATGAATGGTCCCAGGAGCTGTCCGCTGAACGGTTGCAAGTAGGCGGCACCGGAAGCCCCCGTTATCGCAGGCTAGGATATCGGTTCTTAGAGCCCGTATCTAAAAAAAGGGAAAGCAGCGCTTTCTGAACCA
Proteins encoded:
- a CDS encoding ATP-binding cassette domain-containing protein, which gives rise to MISTSNIELQFGKRVLFKDVSVKFTPGNCYGLIGANGAGKSTFLKVLSGEIEPSKGDVIITPGDRLAVLKQNHYEFDEFPVLQTVIMGHSRLYAIMEEKDALYAKPEFSDEDGMRVSELECEFAELNGWDADTEAARLLNGLGISEDLHEKLMSELDGAEKVRVLLAQALFGNPDILLLDEPTNHLDIESINWLENFLYDFPNTVIVVSHDRHFLNQVCTHIADLDFEGLQIYVGNYDFWLESSQLALQLAKDANKKKEDKMKDLQTFIQRFSANASKSKQATSRKKQLEKLTLDDIKPSSRRYPYIAFKPDREAGAQLLSVDGVSVTIEGEKVLNDVSFLVAKGDKIAFVGPDSIAKTTLFRVLAGELEPDQGEFKWGVTTTQAYFPKDNSAYFDDVTLNLVDWLRQFSRDQDETFIRGFLGRMLFSGEESQKEANVLSGGEKVRCMLSRMMVSGSNVLILDEPTNHLDLETITSLNSGLTQFEGTMLFTSHDHQFVETIANRIIEITPNGVIDRRMSYDEYLQDGEVKKQRAALYPKA